The genomic stretch CAGTCGGCGCCCGATCGCGCTGTAGAGCCGCAGCCGGTGAACCGACTCCCGCTTGGCCAGGTACACCACCTGGTCGCCGTCGAGCCGGCCCAGGTGGACGGCCTCGCCGAACCGGCGGGACAACTCGTCGAGGACGCCGCCGAGCAGGCCGACCCGGTCGTCTCCGTCGAGATAGGCGGCGCCGACCCGTAGGGCCCGCAGGCCGAGCCGGAACCGGGTGCCGGTGTCGTCGGCCTGCACCCAGCCGCGACTGGTCAGCGTGCGCAGCAGCCCGTGCAGGCTGCTCTTGGGGATGCCGAGGGCCCGGGCCAGGTCGCCCAGTGCCCACGAGCGTGGCTGGTCGGCGAGCAGTTCGAGCAGGTCGAGGGTGCGTCCGGCCGACTTGACGGGCTGGAACTCCTCTGGCGCGGTGGGCACCGGCCCACTCTAGCGAAGCCGGTACGCCTCCAGTAAGGTCACGTACGTGACTGACGTTCAAGGATCTGAACAGCTTACCGTTGGACGGGTGCTTCCGGTCGTGGTCCTCGACGACGCCCGGCACGCCGATCCACTCGCCTCGGCGCTGGTGAAGGGTGGTCTGGCGGCGATCGAGGTGACTCTGCGTACCGCTGCCGGGCTGGACGCGATCGCGGCGGTGGCCGGGCGGGGTGACCTGACCGTCGGTGCCGGCACCGTGCTCACCGTCGCGCAGGCCGAGCGGGCCGTCGCCGCCGGCGCCCGGTTCGTGGTGACCCCCGGTTTCGCGCCCGCCGTGGTGCGCTTCTGCCAGGAGGCCGGAGTGCCGGTGTTCCCCGGCGCGGCCACCGCGACCGAGATCCAGATGGCCCTCGACGCCGGTCTGAACGTGGTCAAGTTCTTCCCCGCCCAGCAACTGGGCGGCACTCCGATGATCAAGGCGCTCTCGGCGCCGTTCCGCGACGTACGGTTCATCCCCACCGGCGGCATCACGCCCGCCGTGATCGACGACTATCTGGCCCTGCCCGCCGTGCTGGCCGTCGGCGCCACCTGGATGGTGGCGTCGGACCTCGTCGCCGCTGAACGGTGGGACGAGATCACCAGCCGGACCGCGTCGGCGGTGGCGGCGGCGGAGTCTCGTGGCGGCACGCAGCGCAGCGGAGCGCCGGCATGAGCGAGCAGGTTACCGGGCTGAGCCCACGTCCGAAGGACGAGTGCCGGTTCGACCTGGTCTCGCTCGGCGAGGTCATGTTGCGGCTCGACCCCGGCGAGGGGCGGGTCCGCACCGCCCGTCAGTTCCGGGCCTGGGAGGGCGGCGGCGAGTACAACGTCGCCCGGGGCCTGCGCCGCTGCTTCGGCCTGCGGACCGCGGTGGTCACCGCGTTCGCGCAGAACGAGGTCGGCCGGCTGCTGGAGGACCTCATCCTGCAAGGGGGAGTGGACACCAGCTTCGTCAGCTGGCTGCCCTACGACGGCATCGGTCGCAGCGTCCGCAACGGCCTGAACTTCACCGAGCGTGGTTTCGGCGTACGCGGCGCGGTCGGCACCTCCGACCGGGGCCACTCCGCCGCCAGCCAGCTCAAGCCGGACGCCGTGGACTGGGACCACCTCTTCGGCACGCTCGGGGTGCGGTGGCTGCACACCGGCGGCATCTACGCGGCGCTGTCGGAGACGGCCGCGGAGACCGCCGAGGCCGCCATGACCGCCGCCCGCCGGCACGGCACGATCGTCTCCTACGACCTGAACTACCGGCCCAGCCTCTGGAAGGCGGTGGGCGGCCAGGACCGCGCGCAGGAGGTGAACCGGCGCCTCGCCGCTCTGGTCGACGTGATGATCGGCAACGAGGAGGACTTCACCGCCTGCCTCGGGTTCGCGGTGCCGGACACCGACATCCACAGTGGCGCCCTGGACACCGGCAACTTCAAGACGATGATCGAGGCTGTCGTCGAGGCGTACCCGAACTTCAAGGTCGTGGCGACCACGCTGCGTGGGGTGCACAGCGCGACGGTCAACGACTGGGGCGCGGTGGCCTGGTCGGGCGGCGCGTTCGCCGAGGCGACCCACCGGCCCGGCCTGGAGATCCTCGACCGGGTCGGCGGCGGCGACAGCTTCGCCTCCGGGCTGATCTACGGCCTGCTGGAGCGCGACGGCGACCTGGCACAGGCGGTGGAGTACGGCGCTGCGCACGGCGCCCTGGCGATGACCACCCCCGGCGACACGTCGATGACCAGCCTGGCCGAGGTGGAGGCCCTGGTACGCGGAGCCGGGGCCCGGGTGCAACGCTGAACGTCGGCCGGCCGGGTCGGGACTCACCCGATCCGGCCGGTGAGCACGGTGACTCGCACGTGCTCGCGGAACCGTGTCTCCGGATGCAGCGCGTCGCCGATCATCGTGGACAACTCGGACCGCTTTTCGGGCGGGGGCAGGGCGTCGAGCGGGAAGGCCGAGTGGACGCCACCGACAAGCTCGTCGAGGTCGATCTCGTCGGTGTAGTCGACAGCCGTCACGGCCACTTCGTAGCCGGCCCGGTCGAGTCCGGCGCGATACCGGTGCTGACGCTCGATCGTGGCCGCGGCGAGTGTTCCGTGACGACGGGGAGTGACCGGCTCGTCGGCCCGGCGATGTCGGTGTCGGCGACTATCCTCACGCCTCGTGACCTCGCAGCTGAACGACCTTCCCACCGACCTGGCCGAGCTGTTCGCCGACGCGCAGTCGCGCCGCCGCACTCTGCCCGTGTCACTCCCGCCCGGCCGGACGGTCCACAGCGAAGAGGGCGACGACGACGAGCGCCCCGCGTTGTGGCTCAGCGACGGTCCGGCGCCGTCGGGACTGTGGCCGGATCTGCACGCGGCGCACGCCGGGTCGGGGCTGTGGCCGCTGCTCCTCGACCATCTGCACGGCGCGCCGGATCGCCCCTGGGCCGACGGTGAGCTGTGGCCGGCGAGCAGTTCCGACCCGGCGGAACACGATCCCGAGCGGCTGCTGGCCAGGTGGTGGTCGGACCACACCACCAACTACGAGGGCGGTGAGCCGACCAGGAGGCAACTCGCCGTGACCGCGCCCTACGGTCAGGACTGGCCCGGTCTGGCCGCACCGGCACCGCCCCGGGTGGCGCCGCAGGAGCACGCCGACCACTGGGCCGAGCAGTTGTCACTGGCCCAGCCCGACATGCGGCTCGGTCTGGTCGCCGCCGAGCGGGGCAGCGACGCGCTCGCCGTCCTGGGCTGGCAGGGGCCGGTCAACTACACCAACGACGCCGGCCGGCTCTCCGCGGTGCTGCGCAGCTGGGAGGACCGGTTCGGGGTCCGCGTGATCGGCCTCGGCTTCGCCGAGCTGTATCTGTCGGTCGCCGCTCCGCCGACGACGGTCGAGGAGGCGCTGCCGATCGCGGCCGAGCACTTCGCCTTCTGCCCGGACAACATCTGGCAGGGGCAGAGCCCGTGCACGCTCGCGGGTTACGCGGACCGCATCGTCAACGCCCCGACCTGGGCGTTCTGGTGGGACTGACGGTCGGGGACCTCAGGCGGCGGGGTGTTCGGCCGGCTCGGTGGTGAGGGTGACCAGGAACGCCGCGTGGTCGGTCGTCCCGCGCATGCCGATCGACCGGCTGGCGGTGATCGTCAGGTCGGGGGTGGCCATGAACTGCTGCACCCCGCCGTCGTGCAGATGCTGGTAGCCGGCGGGTACGCAGGACCGCACGTCGGGCGTGCCGCCGTGCCGCAGGTTGAGGTCGCCGCTGACCACCGTGGGCTGATAGCCGGCACCCGCGTGCAGCTCGGGTACGGCCACCCCGAGCAGGTGCCCGCACTGGGCCAGCGCCAACGTGGAGCTGGTGTACGCCAGGTGCGTGGTGCAGGCGTAGAACACGGTGCTGGCGTCCACGCAGAGCCAGGCGCGCTGCTCCGGGTCGGCCGGGTCCTGCGCCGGGAAGACCCCCCGGTGCAGCTCGTGCCCCCGGTACGGGTCGGCGGTGTGGGTCAGCACGCCGACGCCGTACTGCTGGCCGTTGACGCAGCGGTAGGGCTCTCCGGTGCGGCCGTTGCGGGCGGGCTGGAAGGCCGCGACCACGGTGCCGGAGTGCACCTGCTTCATGGTGCGCTCCAACGCGTCCACGTCACCGGAGCAGATCTCGTTGAGCGTGACGATGTCCGGGCGTTCGGCGCGGATCACCTCGGCGGCCTGGTCCACCGCCCGCCCGGTGTAGCAGCCGGTGGCCATCCCGCTGTTGCACAGGTTCATCTGCAACACCCGCAGCGGGGTGGGTGCGGTGGCCGGGGCGGTCGCCGAGCAACCGGCCAGCAGCGCGGTGGCCGCGAGCAGGCCGAGGGCGGCGCGCAGCGGACGGGGGACGCGGAAGCGACGACGAGCCAATGCACCTGCCCTGGACGTGCGGAGGGGTGGCAAGTGTATCGACCGCTCCGTCCCGGTCGTGACGCTGTGCGATCGGCGTGGTCGGGCTGGGTGGCCACACCGATCGTGTACGTGGCGTCCTGCTTGAGCAGTGCCGTGCTGCCGTCGGTGACGATCTCGGTGTACGCGAGACCGTTCTGGTGCCGCAGGTACCGTCCGGTGTGCCCGTGTGTGGTCACCTGCAACGATCGGCGGGCGCCCACCGGCAGCGCGACCGGTTGCCGGGGCGTGATCGACCGGGACGCGTCGATCAGGGCGCGATTGACGGCGCGTACCCGGGCCTCGTCCGTGGGCTGCCACTCGTACGCGAAGAAGCCGCCGCTGGGGCTGTACTCGTGCCCGGGTGCCCGCAGTCCCAGACCGCCGAACTCGCCGAGCACCGCGATCCGGGAGGCGGACGGCACGGGGGACCAGCGGCGGGCGTTCGGTACCGGCACGGTGAACTCGGTGAACCCGCCGGTGGCGGTGCGGCGGTAGTGCAGGTGGTGGCGGTTGTCGGCGGCGGCGCGCTGCACCCCGGACAGGGCGCTCTCCACCGGGAACGGCACGTTGACCCGTTCCGGCAGATCGACGCCGAACTGCGGGGCGTCTTCGGTGGCACGGCCCGGGCGGGGTGGGCGGATCACATCGACATCAATCATCATCTATGGCGGGCCGTCGGTGGGTCGGGCGCCGGGCGCCGGGTTCAGTCCCGCAGCGGGTACGGGATGAAGGTGCTGCGGTTCTCGTCCAGGTCCAGGTGCCGGCTGATCGGCGGGGCGGCCCGCTGCGGGCAGGTCATCCGTTCGCAGGTCTTG from Micromonospora craniellae encodes the following:
- a CDS encoding IclR family transcriptional regulator; this translates as MPTAPEEFQPVKSAGRTLDLLELLADQPRSWALGDLARALGIPKSSLHGLLRTLTSRGWVQADDTGTRFRLGLRALRVGAAYLDGDDRVGLLGGVLDELSRRFGEAVHLGRLDGDQVVYLAKRESVHRLRLYSAIGRRLPAHATALGKALLAGHPEHIVDTMLTWPLPRLTPHTVCDRDALHAALADVRTDGHAVDREENAEGIVCFAMAVPLSSPAVDAVSISVPVSRLRPENEASIVAALREMVGGLTQARSMVVA
- the eda gene encoding bifunctional 4-hydroxy-2-oxoglutarate aldolase/2-dehydro-3-deoxy-phosphogluconate aldolase codes for the protein MTDVQGSEQLTVGRVLPVVVLDDARHADPLASALVKGGLAAIEVTLRTAAGLDAIAAVAGRGDLTVGAGTVLTVAQAERAVAAGARFVVTPGFAPAVVRFCQEAGVPVFPGAATATEIQMALDAGLNVVKFFPAQQLGGTPMIKALSAPFRDVRFIPTGGITPAVIDDYLALPAVLAVGATWMVASDLVAAERWDEITSRTASAVAAAESRGGTQRSGAPA
- a CDS encoding sugar kinase → MSEQVTGLSPRPKDECRFDLVSLGEVMLRLDPGEGRVRTARQFRAWEGGGEYNVARGLRRCFGLRTAVVTAFAQNEVGRLLEDLILQGGVDTSFVSWLPYDGIGRSVRNGLNFTERGFGVRGAVGTSDRGHSAASQLKPDAVDWDHLFGTLGVRWLHTGGIYAALSETAAETAEAAMTAARRHGTIVSYDLNYRPSLWKAVGGQDRAQEVNRRLAALVDVMIGNEEDFTACLGFAVPDTDIHSGALDTGNFKTMIEAVVEAYPNFKVVATTLRGVHSATVNDWGAVAWSGGAFAEATHRPGLEILDRVGGGDSFASGLIYGLLERDGDLAQAVEYGAAHGALAMTTPGDTSMTSLAEVEALVRGAGARVQR
- a CDS encoding DUF4253 domain-containing protein, whose product is MTSQLNDLPTDLAELFADAQSRRRTLPVSLPPGRTVHSEEGDDDERPALWLSDGPAPSGLWPDLHAAHAGSGLWPLLLDHLHGAPDRPWADGELWPASSSDPAEHDPERLLARWWSDHTTNYEGGEPTRRQLAVTAPYGQDWPGLAAPAPPRVAPQEHADHWAEQLSLAQPDMRLGLVAAERGSDALAVLGWQGPVNYTNDAGRLSAVLRSWEDRFGVRVIGLGFAELYLSVAAPPTTVEEALPIAAEHFAFCPDNIWQGQSPCTLAGYADRIVNAPTWAFWWD
- a CDS encoding endonuclease/exonuclease/phosphatase family protein, which gives rise to MRAALGLLAATALLAGCSATAPATAPTPLRVLQMNLCNSGMATGCYTGRAVDQAAEVIRAERPDIVTLNEICSGDVDALERTMKQVHSGTVVAAFQPARNGRTGEPYRCVNGQQYGVGVLTHTADPYRGHELHRGVFPAQDPADPEQRAWLCVDASTVFYACTTHLAYTSSTLALAQCGHLLGVAVPELHAGAGYQPTVVSGDLNLRHGGTPDVRSCVPAGYQHLHDGGVQQFMATPDLTITASRSIGMRGTTDHAAFLVTLTTEPAEHPAA
- a CDS encoding AbfB domain-containing protein; amino-acid sequence: MIDVDVIRPPRPGRATEDAPQFGVDLPERVNVPFPVESALSGVQRAAADNRHHLHYRRTATGGFTEFTVPVPNARRWSPVPSASRIAVLGEFGGLGLRAPGHEYSPSGGFFAYEWQPTDEARVRAVNRALIDASRSITPRQPVALPVGARRSLQVTTHGHTGRYLRHQNGLAYTEIVTDGSTALLKQDATYTIGVATQPDHADRTASRPGRSGRYTCHPSARPGQVHWLVVASASPVRCAPPSACSRPPRCWPVARRPPRPPHPPRCGCCR